One region of Dokdonia sp. 4H-3-7-5 genomic DNA includes:
- a CDS encoding FAD-binding and (Fe-S)-binding domain-containing protein — protein MKMGLKKLESQLEGDLHVDQLHKIIYATDASVYRKIPLAVAFPKTVNDIKKLCAFAKAQHITLIPRTAGTSLAGQCVGDGIVVDVSKHFTEIIHFDKDKQQVTVQPGVIRDELNLFLKPHGLFFGPNTSTANRCMIGGMVGNNSSGTTSIKYGVTRDKVVRLKTVLSDGSEAIFEELDVTGFRQKLNLVNLEGSIYKTANDYFSQSAVRNEIKEQFPKPEIHRRNTGYALDEIASTAPFEEHGKPFDFCKLLSGSEGTLAFTTEITLQLDVLPPAFGVMVAGHYKDLDSCLQAVVPAMKHDLYTCEMMDKVILDCTKNNREQEKNRFFIEGDPAAILMFELRDATLEGAMQQAEELIDSLQQDGQGYAYPILQGDQIVQAMDLRKAGLGLLGNMIGDRKAVACIEDTAVALDDLAPYISEFTALMKRHEQDAVYYAHAGAGEIHLRPILDLKTSQDVALFRQITTDVAHLVKKYNGSMSGEHGDGIVRAEFISMMVGDENYEVMKAVKKAFDPHQVFNAGKVIDAFPMDESLRYEVDRKEPAVETLMNFEDNQGILRLAEKCNGSGDCRKLPSAGGAMCPSYRATRDEKDTTRARANALREFLTTSNKSNKYDHTELKEVFDLCLSCKACASECPSNVDVATLKAEFEYQYQKANGSSLRTKLFANTTKINKLGAFSPRIYNTLLKITAGIAKASLGIAPERSLPLLNVFSDSADVSGKANSSVNQKLKSKTKVILYIDEFTQYLDGNIGQDALTLLRRLGYEVEVVTNHDSGRSYISKGFLEEAKTLANKNIELFKDLAEDTVILGIEPSAILSFRDEYLRLADDVEVAQKLSAQSFLIEEFLHSEIKRGVITSEQFSAKAKKLKIHGHCHQKALSSVSHTFAILNLPLNYTPTIIPSGCCGMAGSFGYEKEHYEVSMKVGEQTLFPAIRKADGETIIVANGTSCRHQIKDGTARVAVHPITVLRDALLE, from the coding sequence ATGAAAATGGGTCTTAAAAAATTAGAAAGTCAGTTAGAAGGTGATTTGCATGTAGATCAACTACATAAGATTATCTATGCCACAGATGCCTCTGTATATCGCAAAATTCCGCTTGCTGTTGCATTTCCTAAGACGGTAAATGATATTAAGAAATTATGCGCTTTCGCGAAAGCCCAACACATCACCCTTATCCCAAGAACGGCGGGAACCTCCCTTGCTGGGCAATGTGTGGGCGATGGTATTGTGGTAGATGTGTCTAAGCATTTTACAGAGATTATTCACTTTGATAAAGACAAGCAGCAGGTAACAGTACAACCTGGTGTTATAAGAGACGAACTCAATTTATTTTTAAAGCCCCATGGTTTGTTTTTTGGGCCGAATACGTCTACTGCAAACAGATGTATGATAGGTGGAATGGTGGGAAATAACTCATCTGGAACCACTAGTATTAAGTACGGTGTTACAAGAGATAAAGTTGTTCGATTAAAGACGGTATTATCTGATGGTAGTGAGGCTATTTTTGAAGAACTGGATGTAACTGGCTTTCGCCAAAAATTGAACCTTGTCAACTTGGAAGGTTCCATTTATAAGACAGCAAATGATTACTTTTCTCAAAGTGCCGTTCGCAATGAGATTAAAGAGCAGTTTCCAAAACCTGAAATCCATCGCCGAAATACGGGTTACGCACTTGATGAAATCGCTAGTACCGCACCATTTGAAGAGCATGGAAAACCTTTTGATTTCTGTAAACTATTATCTGGTAGTGAAGGTACACTTGCATTTACCACAGAGATCACCTTGCAGTTAGATGTGCTACCGCCTGCTTTTGGTGTTATGGTCGCAGGGCATTACAAGGATTTAGATTCATGTTTACAGGCTGTGGTACCCGCCATGAAGCATGATCTTTATACTTGTGAGATGATGGACAAGGTGATCCTAGATTGTACTAAGAACAATCGGGAGCAAGAGAAAAATAGATTTTTTATAGAAGGCGACCCAGCAGCAATATTAATGTTCGAGTTAAGGGATGCTACTCTTGAAGGGGCCATGCAGCAGGCAGAAGAGCTTATAGATAGTTTACAGCAGGATGGGCAAGGATATGCATATCCTATATTACAAGGAGATCAGATTGTACAAGCAATGGATCTGCGCAAAGCTGGTCTTGGCTTGCTTGGGAATATGATAGGTGATAGAAAGGCCGTGGCATGTATAGAAGATACAGCGGTAGCACTAGATGATCTTGCACCATATATAAGTGAATTTACTGCGCTCATGAAAAGACATGAGCAAGATGCCGTGTACTACGCCCACGCTGGTGCGGGAGAAATACATTTACGTCCTATTCTTGATCTCAAAACGTCACAAGATGTAGCACTTTTTAGACAGATAACTACAGATGTAGCGCATCTGGTTAAAAAATACAATGGTTCTATGAGCGGCGAGCATGGAGATGGCATCGTGCGAGCAGAGTTTATCTCTATGATGGTAGGTGATGAGAATTATGAGGTAATGAAAGCTGTAAAAAAAGCTTTTGACCCTCATCAAGTATTTAATGCTGGAAAAGTAATCGATGCTTTCCCGATGGACGAAAGCTTGAGGTATGAAGTAGATCGCAAAGAGCCAGCGGTAGAGACACTCATGAATTTTGAGGATAACCAAGGAATTCTAAGACTTGCCGAAAAATGTAATGGAAGCGGCGATTGTAGAAAATTACCAAGCGCAGGAGGTGCGATGTGCCCTAGTTACAGAGCAACAAGAGACGAGAAGGATACAACAAGAGCAAGAGCAAATGCCTTAAGGGAGTTTCTTACTACATCAAATAAGTCTAATAAATATGATCATACAGAGTTAAAGGAGGTCTTTGACCTTTGCTTAAGCTGTAAAGCCTGTGCTAGTGAGTGCCCTAGTAATGTGGATGTAGCTACATTAAAAGCTGAGTTTGAGTATCAATATCAGAAAGCTAACGGGAGTAGTCTTCGTACAAAACTATTTGCAAACACGACAAAAATCAATAAACTAGGAGCATTTTCTCCTAGAATATATAATACACTTCTTAAAATAACTGCGGGTATAGCAAAAGCTAGCTTGGGCATAGCACCAGAGCGAAGTCTACCTTTATTAAACGTATTTTCAGATTCCGCAGATGTATCTGGAAAAGCTAATTCTAGTGTAAATCAGAAATTAAAAAGTAAAACAAAAGTCATTTTATACATTGATGAGTTCACTCAGTATCTAGATGGAAACATTGGGCAAGATGCTTTAACGCTGTTACGGCGCCTTGGTTATGAGGTGGAAGTTGTGACTAATCACGATAGTGGCCGCTCTTACATTTCTAAAGGATTTCTTGAGGAGGCTAAGACACTAGCAAATAAGAATATTGAACTATTCAAGGATTTAGCAGAAGACACTGTAATTCTAGGTATTGAACCTTCGGCTATTTTGTCATTTAGAGATGAATATCTTCGTCTTGCAGATGATGTGGAGGTTGCCCAAAAGCTTTCGGCACAATCATTTTTAATTGAAGAGTTTTTACATAGTGAAATTAAACGAGGTGTTATTACCTCCGAGCAATTTTCGGCGAAAGCCAAAAAACTAAAAATACATGGTCACTGTCACCAGAAAGCACTTTCCTCTGTGTCACATACGTTTGCCATTCTTAATCTTCCTTTAAATTATACTCCTACTATTATACCTTCTGGTTGTTGTGGGATGGCGGGTAGTTTTGGGTATGAAAAAGAGCATTATGAGGTGAGTATGAAAGTAGGCGAGCAAACGCTATTTCCTGCGATAAGAAAAGCAGATGGTGAGACTATTATTGTAGCCAATGGTACAAGCTGTAGGCATCAGATTAAAGACGGTACAGCACGAGTCGCTGTGCATCCTATAACCGTGTTACGCGATGCGCTTTTAGAGTAA
- the bshA gene encoding N-acetyl-alpha-D-glucosaminyl L-malate synthase BshA, protein MKIAIVCYPTFGGSGVVATELGIALSKRGHEVHFVTYKQPVRLALLNDNIHFHEVNVPDYPLFHYQPYELALSSKLVKIIKKEKIDILHVHYAIPHAYAGYMAKEMLKQEGIHVPMVTTLHGTDITLVGSHPFYRPAVSFSINNSDVVTSVSESLKQDTLRLFEITREIDVVPNFIDFGAITDTFTECQRDLMANEGERIVTHVSNFRKVKRISDVIEVFYRLQLEIPSKLLMVGEGPEREAAEERVKELGIEDKVRFLGNSNEVDKILCFSDLFLLPSEAESFGLAALEAMVNRVPVISSNAGGIPEVNVDGVTGYLSNVGNIADMAQNAIRILEDDDTLAKFKTNARKEAAKFDIQNIVPLYESLYKRALEKVS, encoded by the coding sequence ATGAAAATTGCAATTGTCTGTTACCCAACCTTTGGAGGAAGTGGAGTAGTAGCAACAGAACTAGGAATCGCCCTGTCAAAAAGAGGTCACGAAGTACATTTTGTAACATATAAGCAACCTGTACGCCTAGCTTTATTAAATGACAATATTCATTTTCACGAGGTAAACGTTCCAGATTATCCGCTTTTTCATTATCAGCCATATGAGCTAGCACTTTCTAGTAAGCTGGTAAAAATTATTAAGAAAGAAAAAATTGATATTTTACACGTACACTATGCGATTCCTCACGCATATGCAGGATACATGGCAAAGGAAATGCTCAAGCAAGAAGGAATCCATGTGCCTATGGTAACGACGCTACATGGTACAGATATTACGCTTGTAGGTAGTCACCCATTTTATCGCCCTGCGGTAAGTTTTAGCATCAATAATAGTGATGTTGTAACCTCCGTGTCAGAAAGTTTAAAACAGGATACGCTAAGGCTTTTTGAAATTACTAGAGAGATAGATGTGGTGCCTAATTTTATAGATTTTGGTGCAATAACAGATACTTTTACAGAGTGCCAGCGTGATTTAATGGCAAATGAAGGGGAGCGTATTGTTACGCATGTGAGTAATTTTAGAAAGGTAAAACGCATCTCAGACGTGATTGAGGTGTTCTATCGTTTGCAACTAGAAATTCCTTCTAAGCTACTTATGGTAGGTGAAGGTCCAGAAAGAGAAGCTGCAGAGGAACGCGTAAAAGAACTGGGTATAGAAGATAAAGTACGTTTCTTAGGAAACAGTAATGAAGTAGATAAAATCTTATGTTTTTCTGATTTATTCCTGCTGCCATCTGAGGCAGAAAGCTTCGGACTTGCGGCGCTAGAAGCGATGGTAAATCGTGTGCCTGTGATTTCAAGTAACGCAGGCGGTATTCCAGAAGTGAATGTAGATGGAGTGACCGGTTACTTATCTAACGTAGGTAACATTGCAGATATGGCTCAAAACGCCATTAGAATCTTAGAAGATGATGATACGCTTGCAAAGTTCAAAACAAACGCAAGAAAAGAAGCGGCCAAGTTTGATATACAAAACATTGTGCCGCTTTATGAATCTCTTTATAAGAGAGCTTTAGAAAAAGTCTCTTGA
- a CDS encoding (Fe-S)-binding protein, translating to MQYVQNIIFLIVLVLGVGFFVKNIKKLLRNINLGKDVDRSDNKPQRWRNMAKIALGQYKMVKRPVSGILHVVVYVGFIIINIEVLEIIIDGLFGTHRIFSFLGGLYDFLIGSFEILAFLVLVAVIIFWLRRNVMNIKRFISSDLKGWPKADGNIILYFEVVLMGLFLTMNAADLQLQLMGADHYASADGSITGSFPISSFIAPLFDGMSISSIVVVERAAWWLHIVGILIFLNYLYYSKHLHILLAFPNTWYAKLKPQGEFNNLKAVTDEVMLMMDPNADPFAAPAEGAEEVEVGKFGASDVTDLNWVQLMNSYSCTECGRCTSECPANQTGKKLSPRKIMMDTRDRLEEVGKNIDENNGVFVMDNKQLLDDYITKEELWACTTCNACVEACPIGIDPLSIIIDMRRYMVMEESAAPTDLNNAMTNIENNGAPWPFNQMDRGNWINEA from the coding sequence ATGCAATACGTACAAAACATCATTTTTCTCATTGTTCTAGTTTTAGGAGTTGGTTTTTTTGTTAAAAACATCAAGAAACTCCTACGTAATATTAATCTAGGAAAGGACGTAGATCGTTCTGATAACAAACCACAACGCTGGCGGAACATGGCAAAAATTGCCTTGGGCCAGTACAAAATGGTAAAGAGACCAGTTTCTGGGATTTTACACGTAGTTGTTTACGTAGGTTTTATCATTATTAATATCGAAGTCCTCGAGATTATCATAGATGGACTTTTTGGTACTCACAGAATATTTAGTTTTCTAGGCGGACTTTATGATTTCTTAATTGGAAGTTTTGAAATTCTTGCTTTCTTAGTATTAGTTGCCGTAATTATATTCTGGCTACGTCGTAATGTGATGAACATTAAACGATTTATAAGCTCAGATCTTAAAGGATGGCCTAAGGCTGACGGTAATATCATCTTGTATTTTGAAGTGGTATTAATGGGTTTATTTCTCACAATGAACGCCGCAGATTTACAATTGCAATTAATGGGAGCAGACCATTATGCTTCGGCAGATGGAAGCATTACAGGTTCATTCCCAATAAGTAGTTTTATTGCACCACTTTTTGATGGCATGTCAATAAGCTCGATTGTTGTTGTTGAGCGTGCTGCTTGGTGGTTACACATTGTAGGTATTCTAATTTTCTTAAACTACCTATACTATTCTAAGCACTTACATATCTTACTTGCATTTCCAAATACTTGGTATGCTAAGCTTAAACCACAAGGAGAATTTAATAATCTTAAGGCTGTAACAGACGAGGTTATGCTTATGATGGATCCTAATGCAGATCCTTTTGCAGCCCCAGCCGAAGGTGCAGAAGAAGTTGAGGTGGGTAAATTTGGAGCAAGTGATGTGACAGATCTTAACTGGGTACAACTTATGAACTCATATAGCTGTACAGAGTGTGGTCGCTGTACAAGTGAATGTCCTGCAAACCAAACTGGAAAAAAATTGAGCCCTCGTAAAATCATGATGGATACGCGTGACCGTCTTGAGGAAGTAGGTAAAAATATAGATGAAAATAATGGAGTATTTGTGATGGATAACAAGCAGTTGCTTGATGATTATATCACAAAAGAGGAACTTTGGGCCTGTACGACCTGTAATGCTTGTGTGGAGGCGTGTCCTATAGGTATCGATCCTTTAAGCATTATAATTGATATGCGTCGTTACATGGTAATGGAAGAAAGTGCAGCGCCTACAGATTTAAACAACGCGATGACAAATATCGAGAATAATGGAGCGCCATGGCCGTTTAACCAGATGGATAGAGGTAACTGGATTAATGAAGCATAG
- a CDS encoding MlaD family protein — translation MSKEIKTAILVIAALLLVIFGYNYLKGNNLLDKSKILYAKYDNVEGLAPSSQVTINGLPVGRVMSIDFADSSGKLVVKFVVEKDFEFSNNSLARVYGGGLIGGKSLAIIPSYEKGRNAKTGDTLPGEMGEGIMELVNERLTPLQNQVEKVIGDTDSLLVNVNSVLDRDTRANLRDAIANFTDASREMKGISKSVNGLLASNQDKLDRTITNLDKMSGNFATLSDSLSKIQMGQMVADLEKTIADFQELSNKLNSPEGTVGKLLNDDQLYLNLDRTANQMGDLLQDMKLNPKRYVHFSLFGKKPGEYTPPKDSLQ, via the coding sequence ATGTCTAAAGAAATAAAAACCGCCATTCTAGTTATCGCAGCATTGCTGCTTGTAATATTTGGCTACAACTATCTAAAAGGCAATAACCTTTTAGATAAAAGCAAAATCCTTTATGCAAAATATGACAATGTAGAAGGACTTGCACCGTCTTCACAGGTAACCATAAACGGATTACCAGTAGGTAGAGTAATGTCTATAGACTTTGCAGATAGTAGCGGTAAACTCGTGGTTAAATTTGTAGTAGAAAAAGATTTTGAATTTTCAAACAATAGCCTCGCGAGAGTATACGGAGGTGGTCTTATAGGTGGTAAATCTTTGGCTATTATTCCTTCTTACGAGAAAGGAAGAAATGCGAAAACGGGGGATACTTTGCCTGGTGAAATGGGCGAAGGAATCATGGAGCTTGTAAATGAGCGTCTAACTCCACTTCAAAATCAAGTTGAAAAAGTAATAGGAGATACAGATTCATTGCTAGTGAATGTGAACTCAGTATTAGATAGAGATACAAGAGCCAACTTAAGGGATGCAATTGCAAACTTTACAGATGCTTCTCGAGAGATGAAAGGAATTTCTAAATCTGTAAATGGGTTGCTGGCTTCTAATCAAGACAAATTAGATCGTACGATTACTAATCTAGATAAAATGAGTGGCAACTTTGCAACTTTATCAGATTCGCTTTCTAAAATTCAAATGGGACAAATGGTTGCAGATTTAGAGAAAACTATAGCAGATTTCCAAGAATTATCTAATAAGTTAAATTCTCCTGAAGGAACCGTAGGTAAACTTTTGAATGATGACCAACTTTACTTAAATTTGGATCGTACAGCAAACCAGATGGGAGATCTTCTACAAGATATGAAGCTTAACCCAAAACGTTATGTACATTTTTCACTCTTCGGGAAAAAACCAGGGGAGTACACTCCGCCTAAAGATTCGTTACAGTAG
- a CDS encoding glycoside hydrolase family 3 N-terminal domain-containing protein codes for MAPRRIITILFFLFVSVISYAQERYPLYANDIIAQRKWVDSVYMQMTPKERVGQLFMVDVFSSDPKAKIDKIKKLIKEEHIGGLIFSKGGPMRQAKLNNEFQELAKTKLLIGMDAEWGLAMRLDSTYAFPWNMTLGAIQDNNIVRKVGKRIGEHSKRLGVHINFAPVVDININPANPIIGNRSFGEDKINVTEKAIAFMEGMQEAGVLGSAKHFPGHGDTDKDSHKTLPTLNFTKERLQSVEMYPYKPIIENGIASIMVAHLNVPALVPEVGVPTSISPTIVTKMLKEDYRFHGLIFTDALNMKGAANFKEPGDIDLAAFEAGNDILLISEDVSSASAKIMKALESGKITEERLAHSVKKILYAKYKVGLNKYKPVVTKYLLDDLNARIDDVVYSEAIENAITVTKNNNNVLPVVNIDQKKIAYLGLGDDDGSAFKFQLRKYAQMAEIKSKTLEAAQKELKDYNYVIIGFHRSNANPWKSYKFSAEEIRWITEIAKTKTVVLDLFVRPYAMLDLQNSSDIEAIIHSYQNSQLAQEKSAQLIFGAIPSKGRLPVSLGKTPIRTGLQSGTLRRLSYGIPEEVGVDSDTLNIKIDSLVNLGIKRAMMPGAQVLVARRGKVIYDKSFGYHTYNKKRAVRPEDMYDVASMTKILASLPLLMELESEGSIALENKLGALIPALKGSNKANITLKDALSHYGRFKAWIPFYISTLDSVTKKPLDDYYSTAYSENYNIKVAEKMYLRTGYGDTLVKKIADSDLRSRLSYKYSDLPYYLMKKFLEDHYNDNLDEITRSHFYNALGANFTGYRPLRKYAKDMIVPSENDSYWRNQKVQGYVHDMGAAMQSNIGGHAGLFSNSNDVAKMMQMYLQNGYYGGKRYFSKETMDRFNTCYYCDNNVRRGVGFDKPQLSGGGPTCGCVPMTSFGHSGFTGTYTWADPENELVYVFLSNRTFPTMDNRALIKSGLRTQIQEVIYNALID; via the coding sequence ATGGCGCCTAGACGCATTATCACCATATTATTCTTCTTATTTGTTTCCGTAATTTCTTATGCTCAAGAGCGATACCCGCTCTATGCAAATGACATTATTGCACAGCGTAAATGGGTAGATTCTGTTTATATGCAAATGACGCCAAAGGAACGCGTGGGACAGTTATTTATGGTTGATGTGTTCTCTAGTGATCCTAAGGCTAAAATTGATAAAATTAAAAAGCTTATCAAAGAAGAACACATAGGCGGACTTATATTTTCTAAGGGTGGGCCTATGCGTCAAGCAAAACTCAATAATGAATTTCAAGAACTGGCAAAAACGAAGCTTCTCATAGGGATGGATGCAGAGTGGGGACTTGCGATGAGATTAGATAGTACCTATGCTTTTCCTTGGAATATGACGCTAGGAGCTATACAAGATAATAATATTGTAAGGAAAGTAGGAAAGCGTATAGGAGAGCATTCTAAGCGTTTAGGGGTACATATTAATTTTGCTCCAGTGGTAGATATTAATATCAATCCCGCAAATCCTATTATAGGAAATAGATCTTTTGGCGAAGATAAAATCAACGTTACAGAAAAAGCAATTGCCTTCATGGAAGGAATGCAAGAAGCTGGAGTCTTAGGAAGCGCAAAACACTTCCCAGGTCACGGTGATACAGATAAAGACAGTCATAAAACGCTACCTACGCTTAACTTCACTAAGGAACGTCTGCAGAGTGTAGAGATGTATCCATATAAGCCAATTATTGAGAACGGTATTGCGAGTATTATGGTTGCACACCTTAATGTGCCAGCTCTCGTACCAGAAGTGGGAGTGCCTACAAGTATCTCACCTACTATCGTGACAAAAATGCTTAAGGAAGATTACCGCTTTCACGGTTTGATATTTACAGATGCGTTAAATATGAAAGGCGCTGCAAATTTTAAAGAGCCTGGAGATATTGATCTTGCAGCTTTTGAGGCAGGAAATGATATTTTATTGATAAGTGAAGATGTATCTTCTGCATCTGCCAAAATTATGAAGGCTCTTGAGTCTGGTAAGATTACAGAAGAGAGACTAGCGCACTCGGTAAAGAAAATTTTATATGCTAAGTATAAAGTGGGCTTAAATAAATACAAACCCGTAGTCACAAAATACCTTCTTGATGATCTTAATGCACGTATTGATGACGTGGTTTATAGTGAAGCTATAGAAAACGCAATAACCGTTACTAAGAATAACAATAATGTGCTTCCTGTAGTAAATATAGATCAGAAAAAGATTGCTTATTTAGGCTTAGGTGATGATGATGGATCTGCATTTAAATTCCAACTACGCAAGTATGCGCAGATGGCTGAGATAAAATCAAAAACTCTTGAAGCTGCACAGAAAGAATTAAAAGATTATAATTATGTTATTATAGGTTTTCATAGATCTAATGCAAACCCTTGGAAGTCCTATAAATTTTCGGCAGAAGAGATTAGATGGATTACAGAGATAGCAAAAACTAAAACTGTCGTTTTAGACCTTTTTGTAAGACCTTATGCAATGCTAGATTTGCAAAATAGCTCAGATATTGAGGCTATAATTCACAGTTATCAAAATAGCCAGCTAGCCCAAGAAAAAAGCGCCCAACTTATTTTTGGAGCTATACCTAGTAAAGGAAGGCTACCAGTTTCTCTTGGTAAAACGCCAATAAGGACAGGTTTACAATCTGGAACTTTAAGAAGACTTTCATATGGAATTCCAGAAGAGGTAGGAGTAGATTCAGATACGCTTAATATCAAAATTGATTCCCTTGTAAATCTTGGAATCAAAAGAGCGATGATGCCAGGTGCTCAGGTACTAGTTGCCCGCCGTGGTAAAGTGATTTACGATAAAAGCTTTGGATATCACACCTACAATAAAAAGCGCGCTGTACGTCCAGAAGACATGTATGATGTTGCTTCTATGACAAAAATACTAGCTTCTTTACCTTTATTGATGGAGCTTGAGAGTGAAGGGTCTATTGCATTAGAAAATAAACTAGGCGCTCTTATTCCTGCACTTAAAGGGAGTAATAAAGCAAATATAACACTCAAAGATGCGCTATCACACTATGGTCGTTTTAAGGCATGGATCCCTTTTTATATCAGCACACTAGATTCTGTTACAAAAAAGCCACTTGATGATTATTATAGCACGGCATACTCAGAAAATTATAATATTAAAGTTGCCGAAAAAATGTACCTGCGCACAGGATACGGTGATACTCTAGTAAAGAAAATAGCAGATAGTGATCTTAGGTCTAGGCTTTCTTACAAGTACAGTGACCTTCCTTATTATTTGATGAAAAAATTTCTAGAAGATCACTACAATGATAATCTTGATGAAATTACACGATCACATTTTTATAATGCATTAGGAGCAAATTTTACTGGCTACAGACCATTGCGTAAGTATGCTAAAGATATGATTGTACCATCAGAAAATGACTCTTACTGGCGCAACCAGAAAGTGCAAGGCTATGTACATGACATGGGAGCGGCTATGCAGAGTAATATTGGAGGTCATGCTGGATTATTTTCAAACTCAAATGACGTTGCCAAAATGATGCAAATGTATCTTCAAAATGGTTATTATGGTGGTAAGCGCTATTTTTCAAAAGAGACTATGGATCGCTTTAATACTTGTTATTACTGTGATAATAATGTTAGACGAGGTGTGGGTTTTGATAAGCCACAATTGAGCGGTGGTGGTCCTACCTGTGGTTGTGTGCCTATGACGAGTTTTGGGCACAGTGGTTTTACGGGTACATACACTTGGGCAGATCCAGAAAACGAACTTGTCTATGTGTTTCTATCAAATAGAACATTCCCCACTATGGATAACCGTGCCCTCATAAAATCTGGTTTGAGAACCCAAATTCAAGAAGTCATTTATAATGCTTTAATTGATTAA
- a CDS encoding (Fe-S)-binding protein, with protein sequence MSETLKVPTMAEYVALGKQPEVLFWVGCAGSFDDRAKKITKAFARILNKANVDFAVLGAEESCTGDPAKRAGNEFLFQMQAVTNIEVLNGYEVKKIVTACPHCFNTLKNEYPSLGGNYEVVHHTQFLKSLLDDGRLTVEGGKFKGKRITFHDPCYLGRANGVYEAPRDLLRKLDVELVEMRKCKTNGLCCGAGGAQMFKEPEPGNKDVNIERTEQALEVKPDIIAAGCPFCNTMMTDGIKGKEKEGSVEVMDVAEMIASAEEL encoded by the coding sequence ATGAGCGAGACACTTAAAGTACCCACTATGGCCGAGTATGTGGCGCTAGGAAAACAACCAGAAGTATTATTTTGGGTAGGTTGTGCAGGAAGTTTTGATGATAGAGCAAAGAAGATAACAAAGGCTTTTGCACGTATCTTAAATAAAGCAAATGTAGATTTTGCTGTCTTAGGAGCAGAAGAAAGCTGTACTGGAGATCCAGCAAAACGTGCTGGAAATGAATTTTTATTCCAGATGCAAGCTGTGACCAACATTGAGGTGCTTAATGGATATGAAGTTAAGAAAATAGTAACGGCTTGTCCGCACTGTTTTAATACTCTCAAAAATGAGTACCCATCATTAGGTGGAAATTATGAAGTAGTACACCACACGCAATTTTTAAAGTCATTATTAGACGATGGCCGCCTTACGGTAGAAGGAGGTAAGTTTAAAGGAAAGCGTATCACTTTTCATGATCCTTGTTATTTAGGTCGTGCAAATGGAGTATATGAGGCGCCAAGAGATTTACTACGTAAGCTTGATGTAGAACTTGTAGAAATGCGTAAGTGCAAGACTAACGGACTCTGTTGTGGAGCTGGTGGAGCGCAAATGTTTAAAGAGCCAGAACCAGGAAATAAAGACGTAAACATAGAGCGCACAGAGCAAGCACTCGAAGTAAAGCCTGATATTATTGCTGCTGGATGTCCTTTCTGTAATACTATGATGACAGACGGAATAAAAGGTAAAGAAAAAGAAGGTAGCGTCGAGGTAATGGATGTTGCCGAAATGATAGCATCTGCCGAAGAATTATAA
- a CDS encoding phosphoheptose isomerase, whose translation MNKEDVDKMLSEKLEDGEHVSPVLPEGVKNYLIDIDGTITEDVPNEEPERMGTCEPFPDALKTLNKWHDEGHIICFFTSRTEEHRAVTTEWLNRHGFKFHSLLMGKPRGGNYHWVDNHLVKATRYKGKFTDLIEKKVTIEVFED comes from the coding sequence ATGAATAAAGAAGACGTAGACAAGATGTTAAGTGAGAAACTAGAGGATGGTGAACACGTAAGTCCGGTGCTTCCTGAAGGAGTCAAAAATTACTTAATTGACATAGATGGCACCATTACAGAAGATGTTCCTAATGAGGAGCCAGAGCGTATGGGTACATGTGAGCCATTTCCAGATGCGCTTAAAACATTAAATAAATGGCATGATGAAGGTCATATTATTTGCTTCTTTACCTCTAGAACAGAAGAGCACAGAGCGGTTACTACAGAATGGCTTAACCGTCATGGGTTTAAATTCCATAGCTTACTTATGGGGAAACCTAGAGGAGGTAACTATCACTGGGTAGATAATCACTTAGTAAAAGCAACTCGTTACAAAGGGAAGTTTACAGACCTTATCGAGAAGAAAGTAACTATTGAAGTTTTTGAAGATTAA